TTATCATGTATTTGACTGCCACCATCCTCTGGCCCGTGTTCCAGTTTAACAAGAATTACGGGAGAAACGATGACTCAAAAACAATCGCTGCAGCTGTGCTCACTGCCATCAATTTCCTGCTTTACGTTGCAGACCTAGTCTACAGTGCCAGGTTAGTGTTTGTCAGTGGCTGAGAAGAAGAGAGATGTAGTGAACAATAGCTTTGCAGAGCTAATGTTAACCCCTCCCTAATGTCAAAAtcctgaatttttttaaaaaaatcctgaaaTCCTACAAAGGAGTCCCAGATTTGAAAAGCCTGTTTTGCCTGTgagtatgtatttatttgagtGGGATCAAATAATTGCCACACAGTATTTAATCTCTAATGTGAAATGATATGTGCAACACAACTCAAACATCAGCTATCAAAGTGTGAGATTTCACATAATCGTGTGGGGAAAAGTACATTATATTCTATTAAAGCCAATAAAGTCAGCACACTGGAGCACAGGGGAGTGGCAAAATTGGGCACTTGCATTTCAACACGCTTTAACTGAAAGATCATCATCCTTTTTGTAATCTTTTGTTAATAATGCTTTAAAATCATATCAGTATCAATATCATAATAATACCAACAAAGTGTTCTGatatttgtatttgttaaagaaataaagcttttacaataaaacaaatatatctCAGACTTTTTACTCATTTGGAAAGGAAATGGAATGAATAAGTGAGATGAGCTGTCAAAGATGACAGGAAGTATCGATAATTAGTTATCCTTAATCATAAAAAGTACTTTTAATTCAAATAAGAATATACATTCTGAGTCATGTGTTTTCACCCTTTAAATAATTGCTGCAATGAATACAAGAACTTTCATTTCATTGGAAATCTATACGTCTTTTTAAATACCCAACACTGATACATGAATCACTTGGGAGGAGACCCTGCAGGGCGGAAGGCACTATTCAGTATTTTATGCAAAGTTCGGCATGTGTGCCACACTGCTGTGGTGAAAGTAGTGAAATTTGTTAATATTTATTGTTTACACTGTTGGTCTCTGCAGTAACTTTAAAGGATGAAAACCAGGTCCAGGTGGAGGAGCAACCTGAAGAAACGGGAAGTACATTGCAAGCAAACAAAGAAGCAGTTATACAGAAAGCAGGGCTGACAGAAATACAACAAGAAAATGGCTGAATTACACAGAAGCAGATATCAGACAGTTTAGTTTTTAGTGCCTTTGGGGGAAATTTGACAGGCATTACAAAAAAGTGACACTGTTGTCACTGGGAGAGAACTATTAAAAAtggaaattattttaataaaaggaaGATCAGAAAAGGTTAACACTTAAAGGTGACTTTACAGGATGTAATGCAGCAGAAACATCACAGAAAAAGGTAAAAATGAAGCAGATGCTGCAAAGATGAATAATGTCCAAACTGGTGTAAATGTGATTTAAACCTTTAGGGAGACGGACACTTAGAAATGAGGAATTTACCCATTTCAacatttacatgtttgtgtttattcataATAGATTATAGTTTCTTGTTTTGGCTTTCTCAAATTTATGATGTAGCAGGAAGGTGAATAAAACCAATATTAACAAGAAAACTTAAAATCTGACTTAATATTAGACCCGGGCTTCTTCTATCCTTTAATGTTCAGCATGTTTCTGCACAAAACATGTGTCTTATCTGCAACCAGTCACGTGTAGCTATATACTGTACTTTCTACTGAATTTACACCTATggcaacacacaaaaaaagaaaagaatgcaaCATTATACATTTACATCATCCACTTCATGTCAGAGCAACATGCTATAATAACATATAGGAGCTCATAGCAAGACCAATGGAACATTTATCTTTTCTGTTCTAGTCTAGAAGGGTAAACCTCACATCTGTGTTAAGATATTCTGCAAATGCAGAATTCAGcaactgaaaacaaacattcAGCTGCACTTTTTATTTCCACTCAAGCCGAAACCCGCAGTTCACTCCACCCCAAATTTTCAAACAGCAAGTGAAAGTAAACTCAGAGAATCAACGGTCGTCAAGCTCTGGTCTTTGCTGATTTTCTGCAAACATGCCTGGTAAGTTATTTGAACCCTAATATTCTGCAGTCACAACGACCATGTGCATTTTGATAAGTCTAATAATAATCAAAGGAAACGAAACTTGGTTGGTGCTTTAAGACTAATGTGATAAAATCACAATCACAGAAATGTCGGAACAAACCAAGCACGTAGCCTGCTGGCGCTTTTGATTTTTTATGACACATGACTCATCGTGTTAATCTGTCAGCCAGACTGCATTAAATACATTTGATTTGAATGACCTTTCtagctttttttaattaagcgaaaacaaacaagcaaatcaaattagctctttttttgtcatttcaccTAAAAAGGTCGCGCAGtgaatgcaggaaaaaaaagagaccaaGAAATCAAAAGTGAAACCTACAGAACAAAGCTTGATGACATAACATTGCATTATATCTCAGAAACCACTAGGTGGAGCCAAAACCAAACATTAGTAGAGCAGAGCTGTTGCTCACTGTCTTCAATACCCATTTTCACCTGAAGGTGCCTTAGGAATTACTGACCTGTGTGAAAATTCAAGACAGTTTATAAATATAAGAGTAATGCATGACAATGACACTTACACATATTTGGTGCTGAAAATAAATTTACAGAACAGATACATAGCCCATCTCATGCATGcatttaaaatttacattttcagcCAAAACACATTCCTCACAGTCAGTTACAGTCTGGATTAAAGTCATAGATTGTACAACTGAAATAAATGCAGCTCTAGAGTGGCTAAAGAGGTAgtttaaaaatgttcttgtaAAGTTAGTgttaaaaacatgacatcatATGAACATGAATGATTGGGGttagaaaaactttttaaaaagtatctTTGATTTTGGAGCTCGTGATCATGCTTTGCCAAACAAACTCGACATGCTGCATTAAAGGCAGATATGTTACTTTGATTCTTATTGTGGCTGCACAGAATGCAACTTCACGTTTCTCCTATGCCGTCATTATTTTGTGGATGTTTTTAACCTCTTCTGGTGATTTAAGAATTTTAGAAATATGTGCAATTGTTTCAGCAAAAGCATAAATGAGTGATAATGGATTTTCCAGCTACATGAATGTACACTATTAATTAAACACTGCAATTTATCTCTTCTAGAACACCCAGGAATCCCCCAGCCCCACAGGGAAAGCATCTCTAAGCACGTATGGATCAAATTAACAGGCCCTGCAGCTGGATCTCTGTCAGAAGCTTTCTGTCAAAGTGTAGCAGGTTTGCAGGAAAACGTGAGCGCTAAAGTGGTTACACCACGAGAAGCACAGAGAGATGATGTGACAGGTATCCTGAATAActaaacaaataaatgcagcatttttgtgtcatttcatCTAATATCAATTTTGCAAAGCATGACCTTATTTCTCTCTATGTAATGTAGCAAATGACCTGAGCTGATATAAGTAAAAAATGTTGACTAAACAGctctataaaaacagaattatCGAATGTGTTATTTTCCCTCGTTTTGCCTTTTTAGTGCCACCAACAATGATTGTCATGGAAGGAAAAGCAGCTGGGGCTCAAAAGTACATCAAAGGTAAGGAGACATGAGTTTGACTCAGTTGTGTACATGTAAAGCATCATCACTGACTGCTCTCCTGgtcctgtgtttttttcttttttgtaaataaaatggaGGAGTCTGGGAGAGCGTGTTGAAATGTCTATTTCATTTCATCCTTCATTGGTTCCtattttcatcttctttttttagcaCAAACCTCTAGTTAACAAACAATCATTCTCTAACGAGTGATGGCTTAACAACAGACACatttatgaatatttttgaTGTTTAATCTTCGAGCTCGATATTACAACAAATGAGTACTCAAATGCTCTATTAATTTTCTTCCTTCACTTCTTTCCAGTGGAAAAATTGTACAGGATTGTCCTGCTGGGAAACACTGAAGCTGGGAAAAGCAGCCTAGCAAACATCATTTTTGGAGAAAACGTGTTCCAGGTTAACAACACTGAATGCCAAACTGAGTCCAAATCTCTCCATGGAAGAAGGATTACCCTGATCAACACTCCTGATTTCTCTGGCCCAGGTAGATCAGAGGAGCTGAAGCCTGAAATACTGAGGTGCATCACTGAGTGCACTCCGGGGCCTCATGCTTTTGTCATTGTGCTCAAAGTGGAGAAatccacagagcagcagcagcaggctgtcattgagaaaataagccagtatTTCTCAGAGGAGATTTTCAAATATGCTGCAGTTGTCTTTACTCAGGATGGCCCAGACTCAGATGAAATGAAGATCAAACAGTTCATAGATCAGAATAAATATCTGAGAGATCTGGTGAAGAAGTGCAAGAGCCGATACCACATCATTAATAAATACAACGGACAGGGTGGCAGCAGCCAGTTTAAAGTGGTAGACCTGCTAAACACAGTAGACCGGTTAGTTAATGAAAACAAGGGAGTGTGCTACACCAGCAAGATGTTGCCACAAGCAGACACCCATTATAAGGCTAACAGCAGTGTCTCTAAGAATGAAATGATCAAACTTGCAGGCGCTGCAGCAGAATCCATGGCAAAGGCTTTCTCTGGGTCAGCTGTTGTAGTTTTAACTCCAGGATCAACAAATGCAACAGAGAAAGATGGCACTGAAACagatgaaaaagaagaaaatggagaTGGAAAAGCTACATCAGAAACAAATAACAATGGACAGAAAGAAATGACAAacgaagaagaaggaggaggaggaggaagaaaaaatcAACAGACAAAAGTGACAAAAGAAGATAACAGAGAAATAACaaaaggagaggaagaaagaaaaagtgaaggGGAAGTagcaaatgaaacaaaagaagcacaagaaggaaaaacaacTGGACAATCAAATGAACTAGAACAAGATGAAGGACCAAATGAAACACAAgaagacagagaagaagaagcaggagaAACAGTGCAAGAGGAAACTCAAGAAAAAATAGAAGGAAAAGTGGAAGATAAGCCACAAAAAACAGTACAGGAGCATGCAACAGAAAAAGAACCATTAGGAGGTGGAGCATCTGCAGGTGGCGGAGCAGCTGCAGGAGGTGGTGTAGCTGCTGGAGTATTATTAACAGCTGCAAGTGTTATAGCTGGTGGAGCATTATCAGCAGCCGTAGAAAGTGTGGCAGCAGCAACAGGAGCAGGTGCAAGTGCTGGTACAGCAGGGATGGGAGGTGCAGCAGAAgcagtaaaagcagcaggagcagGTGCAAACGCTGGTACAGCAGGGGCTGGCGGTGCAGCAGAAgcagtagaagcagcaggaGCAGGTACAAATGCTGGTACAGCGGGGTCTGGCAGTGCAGCAGAAgcagtagaagcagcaggaGCAGATGCAAATGCTGGTACAGCAGGGGGTGGAGGTGCAGCAGAAgcagtagaagcagcaggaGCAGGTGCAAATGCTGGTACAGCAGGGGCTCgaggtgcagcagcagcagcaggatatgtggcagcagcagctgtagcCACTGGAGGAGCAGTAGGCATAGCATGGCtaatacaaaaaataagaaatgtgaTAGAGTTGATAAAACAACATGTTGGACTGGTATTACTGGTGCTTGTTTTCTACTCGCTGCTTCTGTCTTGGTTTTTTCTCAAAGCACCATTTGCTGGGACCCTCCTCTTATCATTTTTGTTCCTGTTGCTTGTTATTATTCTTGTTATCATATAATCATACCATAAAAGTGGGCTATGTCCAATATCACACATGAATCAGAAACACAGAATCTGTGATACAACATGACAGGTTTTATAATTCCTTGTTTCAAAAATGAGATTTTATAAAACTGCCCAAATTATCCGTTATTTTCATGCTGCTCTGTAAtgagaattattttttttttctatctgttttgtctttttttgtaaacTCAACAaatgatttctttatttaaagaaTTATGTTTAATAAAGTAATAATCCACTTAAAATCAACTCTGTACTCtagcatttgtaccaaatcacAAAACCTGTTTCTCCAGAGTAATTAAGCTactttctacttttaaataattatatttttcaaTAAGAAAATCAACTATGTTCTGTCACACATCTTTCTTTGTGTtatggaaaaataaattaatgaatagTCATTGATATTTTTGGATGCATTTTCCCCTTACTGACttgcaatatatatatatatatatatatatatatatatatatatatatatatatatatatatatatatatatatatatatgacactATACTTTCTATATGTCGACTACATAAACCAGGCTTCATAACTGCCAAATTATAAAGCTTTTGGTCAGTTTTCAATCAATGaatcattaagttgaccttgaTGACCATACGTCACTCATACTGCTGCATAATGTGAATGTGAATATAAACAATAGATTTTCTTTTACAGTAAttacataaacaaacacaattgTTATGTaactgggatcaaaccaccaaccttccagttgGTAAAAATACTAATCCTAACTTGCGCTCTGATGCAGCTATTGGAGTGTGACTATATAAACCAGGCTTCATAGCTGCCAAAttataaagttttttttgtcaattttcaaTCAATGaatcattaagttgaccttgaCGACCGTAGATGTAATTTTGGATGGATTGTTAACACAACCCCACTCTACACCACTATTCTATCCTAGTGTTAGTAGttagaaaacatgttttaatcttttctggaaatattatttaaaaaatattgtaactttAGGTTCAAGACCAAGTCTAAGTTTCTGTAAGGTACAAATCATAAAggttttgtagttttttaattttaattaattaacttTTTTATGGGGGAGTAAGTGCTGAAGCTGTTTTCACAAAGACAAAGCATTTTACACCAAAACTGCGATAAGATCATTTATTTTCTGACAATGTGCTGTAATTCTATATTTTTTCCACCAGAGACCACTTTAAAGACATTTTGGGATTACTGCTTTCTTACTTTCTTATAAATATAGTGTGGGTTTGTCtatttacattttgtatttgtCTAAAATGAGCTGATTGATACACCTTTTAAGGATACATTTTGAGAAATTGTCCCAGTTCATTTGCAGGCTTGACTGATTTTTAGGATGTAGATTAAAGAAATAATCAGTGCTATAtatacaggtccttctcaaaaaattagcatattgtgataaagttcattatttcctgtaatgtactgataaacattagactttcatatattttagattcattacacacaactgaagtagttcaagcctttcattattttaatattgatgattttggcatacataactcatgaaaacccaaaattcctatctcaaaaaattagcatatcatGAAAAGGTTCTCTAAACGAGCTATTAACCTAACCATCTGAATCAACGAATTAACtctaaacacctgcaaaagatTCTTGAGGCTTTTAAAAACTCCCAGCCTGGTTCATTACTCAAACAGGCAATCATGGGTAAGACTGCCGACCTGACTGCTGTCCAGAAGGCCATCACTGACACCCTCAAGCAAGAGGgtaagacacagaaagaaatttcTGAACGGATAGGCTCTTCCCAGAGTGCTGTATCAAGGCACCTCAGTAGGAagtctgtgggaaggaaaaagtgtgGCAGAAAACGCTGCACAACGAGAAGAGGTGACCGGACCCTGAGGAAGATTGTGGAGAAGAACTGATTCCAGACCTTGGGGGACCTGCGGAAGCAGTGGACTGAGTCTGGAGTAGAAACATCCAGAGCCACCGTGTACAGGCGTGTGCAGGAAGTGGGCTACAGGTGCCGCATTCCCCAGGTCAAGCCACTTTTGAACCAGAAACAGTGGCAGAAGCGCCTGACCTGGGCTACAGAGAAGCAGCACTGGACTGTTGCTCAGTGGTCCAAAGTACTTTTTTCGGATGAAAGcaacttttgcatgtcattcGGAAATCAAGGTGCCAGAGTCTGGAGGAAGACTGGGGAGAGGGAAATGCCAAAATGCCTGAAGTCCAGTGTCAAGTACCcacagtcagtgatggtctggggtgccATGTCAGCTGCCGGTGttggtccactgtgttttatcaagGGCAGGGTCAATGCAGCTAGCTATCAGGAGATTTTGGAGCACTTCATGCTtccatctgctgaaaagctttatggagatgaagatttaatttgtcattAAGATTAGATGGGggctgattattcaagaccttgtatgtgatgGGAGGAGTTTTTAATTCGATTCTGGTTTTAACAgagagccaatgaagagaaggcAGTATGGCTGATGTATGGCCCTTTTTTCTAGTCCCtatcagtactcttgctgcagcattttgatcAAATGGAGGCACTCTTAGCTTCAATTCAAGTGTTTTAGTATTTAATATCTTAGCACCTTGGATGAGGTAGTCAAAGACTTTTTCAAGTCTAGAACCAATGGACATTGGCAAATGCAGTGCTTCCTCTTTTAAGATGCTCTGCCAAATCTTTAATAGAGCCACCTTCAGTTGTTTGCTTGTTGGAAGGAGgaacccccccaccaccaccaccagaaaAATGAGACAGAGCCTTACATGAACATGATATTTAAAGACTGCTTTAAGTCTAGAACCAATGGGCAGTGTTTCCCTCCTTgagatgctctgccaggcctttgGTAGAGCCACCTTCAGTTGTTTGCTTGTTGGTGGGTCTCTCTGGattcagttttgtatttattttgaacAGTTTATTCTCTCCTAAAGCATACTGGAACATCTAGTTCCAGGTAGAGGAAATGCTCAAGACATGGAAGGAGgaataaaacagacaaaaaaccccacaccaaaccaaaccaaaacaaaacaaaacaaaacaaaaaacaaaacaaaaggaggGTCATCAGGAAATACAGAGACAGAAGACAGGCGTCAGGCTAGAGTGCCTGAGATATTTGAGACCATTTGCATTCATGCCACTAGGCATTTATATTTTTAGGAGGTTTTGTTGGTTTGCTAATGCCATCCTAGAGTCATCCTATACTTGTCCTTTATGCAGCTTTTCAGTTCAGGCACACTCTCTAGGGCTTTAAGCATCAAGATGTAATAATACAGATAGGTCTGTAATTTAGTGgacaacaagacatttttgcaTCTGTACAAGACGACTGTGGACTTTAACTCAAGAACACAATAcatgattgaagtgcagactttcaactATAATTCAAAGGGTTTAAGTTGAATAGTACTACTGAACTCTGAAACAAAGTCTTTCTTTATGGCTTATGCTGTGCAATAACAGTTTCCCATTGCATTGAGCAAAGCATAGCACAGTAACAGCCAGCTGACTGGAAAGCAATCAAATGTGCTGTGGTGTGTCATAAATTTGTGCCATGAATAAAAACCCTGGGATGTGGTGCATATACTACAAATAAAGATGATGAATGACTGCAAAAAAAATTAGATAGTACAGGCAAAGACCAGTGACCAGCTGCATGCAAACTTTAGACCTTTTGCTAATTAATTGcactcattttaaaaacagactgattttaaaatttggATGAGCCAATCATCCCTAGAAACCACAGACATCACTAAATGCATTATTTCATACAGTGTGTTGAGATGGTCTGCCAGGCTTTTTCTGCATTATGTTTAATAACTGAACAACAATCCTTCTTCAGGAGTATACAGAAGTGTTCTGTTCTAAGTGGaggaaaaactcaaaacaaggaagaagaaaaaacaaaacaaaacaaaacaaaacacaaaaacaagaggAGAATTAAACAGTCATCAGCAAACATACCAGAGATCATTATTAGACTTCCGCTTAGAGTTTTTGAGATTCTTGAGACCAAGTTTGCATGCGGGTGTAACTTTTGTTCATGCACTAGCGTCTGTTGTAATAACTTTTGAAAATTCCCATCAGACTAGTGCAAGTTAGTATTGGTTTCATGTGCAGAGAATCAGAGTGTCTCTTTCAGATATCTTAACATAACGAAGGAACAGACTTCAATAAATCAGGTAACTGCTTGTCAGTCAAAAAGTAATTTTGAGCtgctgaaaatgtgaaaaatgtaattcctaaacagctGATCCAGTACTTTTGATATAAGCACTCATTAAacatgaaagtctgcacttcatcACATATCGATTGCttgatttaaaatacattttgttgttATACACAagcaaaaactacaaaaattaaAAGTTCCTAGCTGACtataagagggtaagtagcagctaGGTGCTGCTAATCATATGCACTTCATTATTTGTTCATTAGCGAGTTTAATCACTTCTAAAAAATCAGAAGTTTTGCCACTTTTCTGTTCTGGAGCATTAAGgcgtgtgttaacacaatgccaagaAGATAAGACAGCAATGACACTTctgagaaaatatgaaatgattGACAGGATCAATAGCTTCTGCCTATAAATTAGATGAAGGTTTAAATCATTTCTAAACAATATGATGACTATCTTTCTACAGTGAGAAACTTTATTGACAACtagaaaacattcaagacagctTGTAATGTGTACTTTTGTTTACATGTCTGCACAGTCCTATGAAGACTTTCATTTTTGCAAGAACACATAGAGAGCCACCGCTCTGAAatgacatattaaaaaaaatgttgatgtCTGTATTTTTCTTGTGTGACCTTCAATTATTGTCCTTCACTCactgaaaactttttaaaaacaagtattTATTCACCTATGACATTCTCGAAAATTGGTGCAGTTGGTTGAAAGATTGAAAGACAAACTTGAATCAAagctgtttaaaatgtgttgaaTGTTATTTTGTACACAATCAAAGCAATTAAATTACTGAAAAGAAGTATGCAACTGCATTTTATTTCCTCCTAAAGGGAAAAACCCAGCAATCCCCACCCCGTTTTCGACAAATATTTTAGCAGTAAGTGAAACTAAGCTTGTATCAAAAACATCAAGATACATGACAATTGTCAAACTCTTCTCTCCACTGATTAATTTTAAACAACATATCTggtaagttttttttattacccTAATCCTTTGCAAACATAACAacagtgaattaaaaaaaataaaataaaattgaagatAAATGTCCTATGAAAATATACCTGGACGGTGCTTTAAGAATATTGTGAGCAAATTGTAAAATGTTGCACCTAGCCATGCAGTCTCATTTAATAAGGACACATAACTTTTGGGATTAATTATTTATGAATCATATTAATCTACTAACCTGACTACATTAAATATTTGATGTGAGTAATGTTTAGTGCCCTTCctggaataaataaattaatgaaacgttaaataaaatttaagaaAACACCGTTTTGACCACAAAGCTTTTGGTCAGGTGTTGTCAATGTATGGATCAACTTTCAGGGCCCTGAAGTTGGGGCTTTCACAAAGACTTTCTTTGGGCAAAGAATTACATTTTCTTCTAATTCATTTTTTGTCTTCACTTCCTTCCAGAGGAAAAAATGTACAGGATTGTTCTGCTGGGAGACAGTGAAGCTGGGAAAAGCAGCCTAGCAAAAATCATATTGGGAGAGGACATATTTAAGGTTGACAATACTGAATGTCAAACTATGTCCAAATCTGTTCATGGAAGAAGGATTACCCTGATCAACACTCCTGATTTCTCTGACCCAGGTAGATCAGAGGAGCTGAAGCCTGAAATACTGAGGTGCATCACTGAGTGCACTCCAGGGCCTCATGCTTTTGTCATTGTGCTCAAAGTGGAGAAatccacagagcagcagcagcaggctgtcattgagaaaataagccagtatTTCTCAGAGGAGGTTTTCAGATATGCTGCAGTTGTCTTTACTCAGGATGGCCCAGACTCAGATGAAATGAAGATCAAAGAGTTCATAGATCAGAATAAATATCTGAGTGATCTGATGAAGAAGTGCAAGAGCCGATACCATCTCTACAACCAACAGGGTGATAACATCAGCAACCAGTCTAAAGTTGCAGAATTGCTCAACACAATAGACCAAAtacttaaagaaaataaaggagAGTTTGACATTAACAAGATGTTGCCCCAAGGAGACCC
The sequence above is a segment of the Oreochromis aureus strain Israel breed Guangdong linkage group 3, ZZ_aureus, whole genome shotgun sequence genome. Coding sequences within it:
- the LOC116319736 gene encoding uncharacterized protein LOC116319736; this translates as MPEHPGIPQPHRESISKHVWIKLTGPAAGSLSEAFCQSVAGLQENVSAKVVTPREAQRDDVTVPPTMIVMEGKAAGAQKYIKVEKLYRIVLLGNTEAGKSSLANIIFGENVFQVNNTECQTESKSLHGRRITLINTPDFSGPGRSEELKPEILRCITECTPGPHAFVIVLKVEKSTEQQQQAVIEKISQYFSEEIFKYAAVVFTQDGPDSDEMKIKQFIDQNKYLRDLVKKCKSRYHIINKYNGQGGSSQFKVVDLLNTVDRLVNENKGVCYTSKMLPQADTHYKANSSVSKNEMIKLAGAAAESMAKAFSGSAVVVLTPGSTNATEKDGTETDEKEENGDGKATSETNNNGQKEMTNEEEGGGGGRKNQQTKVTKEDNREITKGEEERKSEGEVANETKEAQEGKTTGQSNELEQDEGPNETQEDREEEAGETVQEETQEKIEGKVEDKPQKTVQEHATEKEPLGGGASAGGGAAAGGGVAAGVLLTAASVIAGGALSAAVESVAAATGAGASAGTAGMGGAAEAVKAAGAGANAGTAGAGGAAEAVEAAGAGTNAGTAGSGSAAEAVEAAGADANAGTAGGGGAAEAVEAAGAGANAGTAGARGAAAAAGYVAAAAVATGGAVGIAWLIQKIRNVIELIKQHVGLVLLVLVFYSLLLSWFFLKAPFAGTLLLSFLFLLLVIILVII